Proteins encoded together in one Cervus canadensis isolate Bull #8, Minnesota chromosome 7, ASM1932006v1, whole genome shotgun sequence window:
- the PDE9A gene encoding high affinity cGMP-specific 3',5'-cyclic phosphodiesterase 9A isoform X3: MREELAARSNRTSCPCKYSFLDNNKKLTPRRDVPSYPKYLLSPETIDALRKPTFDVWLWEPNEMLSCLEHMYHDLGLVRDFSINPITLKRWLLCVHDNYRNNPFHNFRHCFCVAQMMYSMIWFCGLQEKFSQMDILVLMTAAICHDLDHPGYNNTYQINARTELAVRYNDISPLENHHCAVAFQILNQPECNIFSNVSPEGFKQIRQGMITLILATDMARHAEIMDSFKEKMENFDYSNKEHVTLLKMILIKCCDISNEVRPMEVAEPWVDCLLEEYFMQSDREKSEGLPVAPFMDRDKVTKATAQIGFIKFVLIPMFETVTKLFPVVEELMLQPLWESRDRYEELKQMDDAVREQKAESLTSGSATSREKSRDFGKQSEDCA, from the exons ATGAGGGAGGAGCTGGCAGCCAGAAGCAACAG gACCAGCTGTCCCTGCAAGTACAGTTTTTTGGATAATAACAAGAAGTTGACGCCTCGACGCGATGTCCCCTCTTACCCCAAG TACCTGCTGTCCCCCGAGACCATAGACGCCCTGCGGAAGCCCACCTTCGATGTCTGGCTCTGGGAGCCCAATGAG ATGCTGAGCTGCCTGGAGCACATGTACCATGACCTGGGCCTGGTCAGGGACTTCAGCATCAACCCCATCACGCTCAAGAGGTGGCTG CTGTGCGTGCACGACAACTACCGGAACAACCCTTTCCACAACTTCCGGCACTGCTTCTGCGTCGCCCAGATGATGTACAGCATGATCTGGTTCTGCGGGCTGCAG GAGAAGTTTTCGCAAATGGACATCCTGGTCCTAATGACTGCGGCCATCTGCCATGACTTGGATCATCCAGGCTACAACAACAC GTACCAGATCAATGCCCGCACGGAGCTGGCTGTCCGCTACAATGACATCTCGCCCCTGGAGAACCACCACTGCGCCGTGGCCTTCCAGATCCTCAACCAGCCCGAGTGCAACATCTTCTCCAACGTGTCACCGGAGGGCTTCAAGCAAATCAGGCAG GGAATGATCACGTTAATCTTGGCCACTGACATGGCGAGGCATGCGGAAATCATGGActctttcaaagagaaaatggagaaTTTTGACTACAGCAACAAGGAGCATGTGACCCTT CTGAAGATGATACTGATCAAATGCTGTGACATCTCCAACGAGGTCCGCCCCATGGAGGTGGCAGAACCGTGGGTGGACTGTTTGTTggaggaatatttcatgcag AGTGACCGTGAGAAGTCAGAGGGCCTCCCCGTGGCCCCATTCATGGACCGGGACAAAGTGACCAAAGCCACAGCCCAAATCGGCTTCATCAAGTTCGTCCTGATCCCGATGTTTGAGACGGTGACcaag CTCTTCCCCGTGGTTGAGGAGCTCATGCTGCAGCCGCTATGGGAGTCCCGAGATCGCTACGAGGAGCTGAAGCAGATGGACGATGCCGTTAGGGAG CAGAAGGCTGAGAGCCTGACGTCTGGGAGCGCCACGTcaagagagaaaagcagagacttcGGGAAACAGAGTGAAG